Proteins encoded within one genomic window of Flavobacterium sp. NG2:
- a CDS encoding response regulator transcription factor → MKILLLEDDFTLSKEVNTFFTSKSFECTPFYDGSLLLKKYKALDYDLIILDINVPGKNGFEVCKSIREVDKKTPIIMLTAFNEIEDKLTSFDNGADDYLVKPFHFDELFARVNSLLRRKEIPQIINDTIKIHDLEIIESEMKVYRAGVEVKLTPKEFKLILMLANAKGKVLSKANIAEQLWDYHIETNQNTIEVYINFLRKKIDKDHPVKLIHTKIGYGYYLNDSE, encoded by the coding sequence ATGAAAATTTTACTTCTAGAAGACGATTTTACCTTATCTAAAGAGGTAAACACTTTTTTTACTTCCAAATCATTTGAGTGTACCCCTTTCTATGATGGTTCCTTACTTTTAAAAAAATACAAAGCACTTGATTACGACTTAATCATTCTAGATATAAATGTTCCTGGAAAAAATGGATTTGAAGTTTGTAAGTCAATACGAGAAGTCGATAAAAAAACACCTATAATAATGTTGACCGCTTTTAATGAGATTGAGGACAAACTAACTTCTTTTGACAATGGAGCTGATGATTATCTTGTAAAACCTTTTCATTTTGACGAATTGTTTGCTCGTGTGAATTCTTTATTAAGAAGGAAAGAAATTCCACAAATAATAAATGACACTATCAAAATACATGATTTAGAAATTATAGAATCCGAAATGAAAGTTTATCGTGCGGGTGTTGAAGTAAAATTAACTCCAAAAGAATTTAAACTCATCTTAATGCTTGCTAATGCTAAAGGAAAAGTCCTTTCAAAGGCTAATATTGCAGAACAATTATGGGACTATCACATTGAAACTAATCAAAATACGATTGAAGTCTATATTAATTTTTTAAGAAAAAAAATTGATAAAGACCATCCGGTAAAACTTATCCACACAAAAATTGGTTATGGATATTACTTAAATGACTCTGAATGA
- a CDS encoding PAS domain-containing sensor histidine kinase, with amino-acid sequence MRMKRMMRIIKNTSNTNFYTEAKFEDFFNHSPDLLCVAGYDGYFKKINPAVSKLLEYTNEELLAKPINHFVYQEDKTTTISARNSIKDRNPLIDFENRYLTKSGRIVWLLWTSVPIENDRLIFAIAKNITYKKKLEEERNLHLAELTKLNTEFKQLTYTATHDLRSPVNNLISIFELLETDKIEDAETLEYLSIIKETTNNLKKTLNEYITVLDKKNKDNSLIEPLNFKIILEEVLLSISSFIQNSKTTINIDFSELEIINFNKTYLKSIFLNLITNSIKYSKPNNLPIISIYTTISDGKKKLIISDNGIGFDMKKVGSRIFGLHQKFNKNEDSNGIGLYLVNNHVTNLGGQITVESELNEGATFTITFKD; translated from the coding sequence ATGAGGATGAAAAGAATGATGCGTATTATTAAAAACACATCAAACACTAATTTTTACACCGAAGCTAAATTTGAAGATTTTTTTAATCATTCACCTGATTTGTTATGTGTTGCTGGGTATGACGGTTATTTCAAAAAAATTAACCCTGCAGTCTCAAAATTATTAGAATATACAAACGAAGAATTATTAGCCAAACCTATTAATCATTTTGTATACCAAGAAGACAAAACCACTACTATATCTGCAAGAAACTCAATAAAAGATAGAAACCCATTAATCGATTTTGAAAATAGGTATCTAACTAAGAGCGGTCGAATTGTATGGCTATTATGGACCTCTGTTCCAATAGAAAATGACCGTCTTATTTTTGCAATTGCAAAAAACATCACTTATAAAAAAAAGCTTGAAGAAGAACGAAATTTACATTTGGCCGAACTAACCAAATTAAATACTGAATTTAAACAATTGACCTATACTGCAACTCATGATTTAAGGTCACCTGTAAACAATTTAATATCCATTTTTGAATTATTAGAAACAGACAAAATTGAAGATGCAGAAACATTGGAATATCTTTCAATTATCAAGGAAACAACCAATAATTTAAAAAAAACCTTAAACGAATATATTACTGTATTAGACAAAAAAAACAAAGACAATTCATTAATTGAGCCTCTAAATTTTAAAATTATTTTAGAGGAGGTTCTTTTGTCAATTAGTTCTTTTATTCAAAATTCTAAAACTACTATTAATATTGATTTTTCTGAGCTTGAAATTATCAATTTCAATAAAACCTATTTAAAAAGTATTTTTTTAAATTTGATAACAAATTCTATCAAATACTCAAAACCAAATAATTTACCCATAATTTCTATTTATACCACCATTAGTGATGGCAAAAAAAAATTAATCATTTCAGATAACGGTATTGGGTTTGACATGAAAAAAGTGGGGTCTAGGATTTTTGGATTACACCAAAAATTTAACAAAAACGAAGATAGTAACGGTATTGGATTATATCTCGTTAATAACCATGTAACAAATCTAGGAGGACAAATTACCGTTGAAAGCGAATTAAATGAGGGAGCTACATTTACAATAACCTTTAAAGATTAA
- a CDS encoding AI-2E family transporter, whose amino-acid sequence MTPLAKKSNQKDKSISFLEILQYIVLTSLILYFGKILFIPLSFSLLISFILYPICKWMEKKGISHIIAICISLFSVFFFVISILYILFLQLSAFSKEWISFKSKLWEAFNQLSLFMTDSFQISLEEQLLFFKNIVNNSGNQTFSIVQNILYSSSEFLFFIIIIPIFSGLILYHRQLLTNALYHLFPSNKKELIYEILTETINAYYNFIKGMALVYLIVGILNSIGLAIVGVPHPIVFGFIASLLTFIPYVGILISSLVPIAITWITYNSIWYPIGVILVFVIVQILEAYIIFPFAVGRRLKINTLIIIIMITVGGIIWGAAGMILFIPFISIIKLIADRTVQLKTLAILLGEGKYEKELK is encoded by the coding sequence ATGACGCCTCTAGCTAAAAAATCGAACCAAAAAGACAAATCAATTTCATTCCTCGAAATTCTACAATATATAGTACTAACCTCTTTGATTCTTTATTTTGGTAAAATACTTTTTATTCCACTTAGTTTTTCATTATTAATTAGTTTCATCCTATATCCAATTTGCAAATGGATGGAAAAAAAAGGAATAAGTCATATTATTGCTATTTGTATTTCATTATTTAGCGTCTTCTTTTTTGTTATTTCTATTTTGTACATTCTCTTTTTACAGCTCAGTGCCTTTTCAAAAGAATGGATTTCATTCAAATCAAAACTTTGGGAAGCATTCAATCAGTTGAGTTTATTTATGACTGATTCTTTTCAGATTAGTTTAGAAGAACAATTACTATTTTTTAAAAACATCGTGAACAATTCTGGAAATCAAACCTTTTCAATAGTTCAAAACATTTTATATTCCTCTTCTGAATTTCTATTTTTCATCATAATTATCCCCATCTTTTCAGGGCTTATATTATATCACCGACAATTACTTACTAATGCTCTCTATCATTTATTCCCTTCAAATAAAAAAGAATTAATTTATGAAATCTTAACTGAAACTATAAATGCCTATTATAATTTCATTAAAGGTATGGCGTTAGTTTACCTCATAGTAGGAATATTAAATAGTATTGGACTAGCAATTGTTGGTGTACCGCACCCTATTGTATTTGGATTTATAGCCTCCCTACTTACGTTCATACCTTATGTGGGAATATTAATTTCATCTTTAGTCCCTATTGCTATAACTTGGATCACTTATAATTCTATCTGGTACCCTATCGGTGTAATATTAGTTTTTGTCATTGTGCAAATACTAGAAGCTTATATTATCTTCCCTTTCGCTGTTGGAAGACGTCTTAAGATTAACACACTCATAATCATAATTATGATTACTGTTGGAGGTATTATATGGGGAGCAGCTGGCATGATACTATTCATCCCATTTATAAGTATTATCAAACTTATAGCTGACCGAACTGTACAATTAAAAACATTAGCTATACTTTTGGGCGAGGGTAAGTATGAAAAAGAACTAAAATAA
- a CDS encoding HAMP domain-containing sensor histidine kinase: MTLKNRISLLVSISFAVLYGLASVFVYVLASNFRKEEFNDRLEIKALKTIKFLSDHKIPDYNLLRLMDKNSLNKLYNEKTLIFDSNFKLIYSSIDGAKINWYLTDLKYLKKNKSFFKKQGENEFYGIFFDTNDKDYYVLISAKDRYGNRKTVYLKYILLISYLVFTSICWFLTSWMVRKAIMPLGLFHQKIKNINENNLDTRIVSKSNKNEIDLIANEFNFMMDRIEESYQKQKEFTAHASHELRTPLSRITSQIENKINDPNINNESKSFLKTILSDVNQLTELIHSLLLLSKTDNRKTHEKELIRIDELLFNAIEKINKSYPDFIILFDMEDNEQLETALEIQGNKNILEIALTNVLKNACVYSTNKQAEVTISCDTANLYVSIANNGKTLDSEKQLNLFQPFMRGKNATGTIGFGLGLRIVQRILNIHNATIHYSIPKENTNLFQIKFPFQTKS; this comes from the coding sequence ATGACTTTAAAAAATAGAATCTCATTACTGGTTAGTATTTCATTTGCTGTCCTATATGGTTTAGCATCTGTATTTGTATATGTTTTAGCTTCAAATTTCCGAAAAGAAGAGTTTAATGATCGCCTTGAAATAAAAGCACTAAAGACCATTAAATTCTTATCTGATCATAAAATACCCGATTATAATTTGTTGCGATTAATGGATAAAAATTCATTAAATAAATTATACAATGAAAAAACCTTGATTTTTGATTCTAATTTTAAATTAATATATAGCAGTATTGATGGTGCTAAAATAAATTGGTACCTCACTGACTTAAAATACCTAAAGAAAAACAAGTCCTTTTTTAAGAAGCAGGGAGAAAATGAATTCTACGGGATTTTCTTTGATACTAATGATAAAGATTATTATGTATTAATTTCGGCTAAAGACCGTTATGGAAATCGAAAAACAGTTTACCTAAAATACATTCTTCTTATTTCTTACCTTGTTTTTACGTCAATTTGTTGGTTTCTTACTTCGTGGATGGTGCGAAAAGCCATAATGCCTCTAGGTCTTTTTCACCAAAAAATAAAAAACATTAATGAAAACAACTTGGACACACGTATTGTATCCAAGAGCAATAAAAATGAAATTGATTTAATTGCCAATGAATTTAATTTTATGATGGACCGTATTGAGGAGTCCTACCAAAAACAAAAAGAATTCACTGCTCATGCTTCACACGAACTTCGTACTCCCCTATCGAGAATTACATCTCAAATAGAAAATAAAATAAACGATCCTAACATTAATAATGAGAGCAAATCCTTTCTTAAAACAATTCTTAGCGATGTTAATCAATTGACAGAATTGATACATTCATTATTATTACTATCTAAAACGGACAATAGAAAAACACATGAAAAAGAGTTGATTCGTATTGATGAACTTTTGTTTAATGCTATTGAAAAAATAAACAAAAGCTACCCCGACTTTATCATCCTTTTTGATATGGAAGATAACGAACAGCTCGAAACAGCGCTTGAAATACAAGGGAATAAAAATATATTAGAAATAGCCTTAACAAATGTTCTAAAAAATGCCTGTGTATACTCGACCAATAAGCAAGCAGAAGTAACCATCTCTTGTGACACAGCCAATCTTTATGTTTCAATAGCAAACAATGGCAAGACCTTAGATAGCGAAAAACAGCTCAATCTTTTCCAGCCTTTTATGCGTGGAAAGAATGCAACTGGAACTATTGGATTCGGACTTGGATTGCGAATTGTTCAACGAATTTTAAACATACACAATGCTACTATTCACTACAGTATTCCTAAAGAAAACACCAATCTATTTCAAATAAAATTTCCTTTTCAGACCAAATCATAA
- the glgA gene encoding glycogen synthase: protein MKIALFTNEFPPNIYGGAGVHIDFLSQELLKLGEVEVRCFGDQNEKKENINVCGINSCLTNMVDENNSHIKMFHNLSRNVEMSQATPQADIIHCHTWYTHLAGVLTRELLQVPLILTTHSLETHRPWKVEQLGNGYFLSRWIENSAYNTADGIIAVSEQMKEDVVEAYGVDPKKVTVIHNGIDPEFYKPTEDEALLKELGIDSTIPFVLFVGRITRQKGISQLISAAKYFNKNCQIVLCAGAPDTPEIAAETEALITQLKSERDGVILISEMLSRDKIKVLYSQARVFACPSLYEPFGIINLEAMSCETPVVGSHVGGIPEIIIEGETGYLIPLESKSRTDFNPINPEKFQKAFAEKINILLEDEALATKMGKAGRERVLNIFSWESIAKTTYNYYQEVISKFEKEKA from the coding sequence ATGAAAATAGCACTTTTTACAAATGAATTTCCACCAAATATCTACGGAGGAGCAGGTGTACATATTGACTTTCTTAGCCAAGAACTTTTAAAATTAGGAGAAGTCGAAGTACGATGCTTTGGAGACCAAAATGAAAAAAAAGAAAACATTAATGTTTGTGGAATTAATTCGTGCCTTACTAATATGGTTGACGAAAATAATTCTCATATAAAAATGTTTCACAATCTGAGTCGAAATGTTGAAATGTCTCAAGCAACACCTCAAGCAGACATCATTCATTGTCACACTTGGTACACCCATCTTGCAGGAGTATTAACTAGAGAATTACTCCAAGTTCCATTGATTTTAACAACCCATAGCTTAGAAACACATCGTCCATGGAAAGTTGAACAACTTGGCAATGGTTATTTCCTTTCTAGATGGATTGAAAATAGCGCTTATAACACTGCTGATGGAATTATTGCTGTAAGCGAACAAATGAAAGAAGATGTTGTTGAAGCTTACGGTGTCGATCCTAAAAAAGTAACCGTAATACACAATGGAATAGACCCTGAATTTTACAAACCAACTGAAGATGAAGCCCTATTGAAAGAATTAGGAATAGACTCAACAATTCCTTTTGTTCTGTTTGTGGGTCGAATTACACGACAAAAAGGAATTTCACAATTAATATCGGCGGCTAAGTATTTTAATAAAAATTGTCAAATTGTACTTTGTGCTGGTGCCCCAGATACACCAGAAATTGCTGCTGAAACTGAAGCATTAATTACCCAGTTAAAATCAGAAAGAGATGGTGTTATTTTAATTTCAGAAATGCTTTCTCGTGATAAAATAAAAGTATTATATAGTCAGGCACGAGTATTTGCTTGTCCTTCATTATATGAACCTTTTGGAATCATCAACCTTGAAGCCATGTCATGTGAAACTCCAGTAGTAGGGAGTCATGTAGGTGGAATTCCAGAAATAATTATTGAAGGTGAAACAGGTTATTTAATACCATTGGAAAGCAAATCTAGAACTGATTTCAACCCAATTAATCCTGAAAAATTTCAAAAAGCTTTTGCGGAAAAAATAAACATACTTCTAGAAGACGAAGCTTTAGCTACTAAAATGGGTAAAGCTGGACGAGAACGCGTTTTGAATATTTTCAGTTGGGAATCCATTGCTAAAACAACTTATAATTATTATCAAGAAGTAATTTCTAAATTTGAAAAAGAAAAAGCATAA
- a CDS encoding DUF4294 domain-containing protein — translation MKFIIFLFSCFCISFSVLAQEIPMPAKIVREIDESYDFETDTIQLEEIVISKEKLDPDARKQFLILQNRVYVTYPYAKLAAERLVALNKGMDRLTTSKEKKKYFKIVEDYLTNEFEARLKKLSRSQGRILVRLIHRQTGTTTFELIKSLKSGWKAFWSNTAASVFDIDLKSKYEPYDNKEDFLIETILHRSFSSGRLQNQPPANPINIDDLSDHWLQKKE, via the coding sequence ATGAAGTTTATTATTTTCCTTTTTAGTTGTTTTTGTATCTCATTTTCTGTTTTGGCACAAGAAATTCCTATGCCAGCTAAGATAGTTCGTGAAATTGATGAATCGTATGATTTCGAAACTGACACCATTCAACTGGAAGAAATCGTTATTTCCAAAGAAAAATTAGATCCTGATGCTAGAAAGCAATTCCTAATTCTTCAAAATCGAGTATATGTCACCTATCCGTATGCTAAATTAGCTGCCGAAAGATTGGTAGCACTAAATAAAGGTATGGACAGACTTACCACTAGTAAAGAGAAAAAGAAGTATTTCAAGATTGTCGAAGACTATTTGACAAATGAATTTGAAGCTAGACTAAAGAAATTATCACGCAGTCAAGGCCGAATCTTGGTTCGTTTAATCCATCGTCAAACAGGAACCACAACATTCGAACTAATCAAGTCTTTAAAAAGTGGATGGAAAGCCTTTTGGTCTAATACAGCAGCCAGTGTTTTTGATATTGATTTAAAATCAAAGTACGAACCATATGATAATAAAGAAGATTTTTTGATAGAAACGATACTCCATAGAAGCTTTAGTTCTGGTAGATTGCAAAATCAGCCTCCAGCTAATCCTATAAATATCGATGATTTAAGTGATCATTGGTTACAGAAAAAAGAATAG
- a CDS encoding M42 family metallopeptidase, with translation MSTESILKQSSIEFLEQYLNNASPTGYEAEGQKIWMNYLKPYVDTFITDTYGTAVGVINPDAPFKVVIEGHADEIAWYVNYITEDGLIYVIRNGGSDHQIAPSKRVNIHTKKGIVKGVFGWPAIHTRNRGKEEVAKTDNIFIDLGCETKEEVEKLGVHVGCVITYPDEFMILNENKFVCRAIDNRMGGFMIAEVARLLHENNIKLPFGLYITNAVQEEVGLRGAEMITQTIKPNVAIITDVCHDSTTPMIEMKIEGETKIGKGPVVTYAPAVQNNLRELILDTAEEKKIPFQRLASSRVTGTDTDAFAYSNGGVASALISLPLRYMHTTVEMVHRDDVENVIKLIYETLLKLENNETFSYFK, from the coding sequence ATGAGCACAGAATCGATATTAAAACAATCATCAATTGAATTTTTAGAGCAATACTTAAACAATGCCTCACCTACTGGTTACGAAGCTGAAGGACAGAAAATCTGGATGAACTATTTGAAACCTTATGTTGACACTTTTATTACAGATACGTATGGAACTGCTGTGGGAGTTATTAACCCAGACGCTCCATTTAAAGTTGTCATCGAAGGACATGCTGACGAAATTGCTTGGTATGTAAACTATATTACTGAGGACGGATTAATTTATGTTATTCGCAACGGAGGTTCAGACCACCAAATTGCACCATCGAAGCGAGTTAACATTCACACTAAAAAGGGAATTGTAAAAGGTGTTTTTGGTTGGCCAGCGATTCATACTCGTAATCGCGGAAAAGAAGAAGTAGCTAAAACAGACAATATCTTTATTGATTTAGGTTGTGAAACCAAAGAAGAGGTTGAAAAATTAGGCGTTCATGTGGGCTGTGTGATTACTTATCCTGATGAATTTATGATTTTGAACGAAAATAAATTTGTTTGTCGCGCAATTGATAACCGTATGGGTGGTTTCATGATTGCCGAAGTTGCACGTTTGCTTCACGAAAACAACATCAAACTTCCTTTTGGATTATACATTACTAATGCAGTTCAAGAAGAAGTAGGACTGCGTGGTGCCGAAATGATTACACAAACCATCAAGCCTAATGTAGCCATCATTACTGATGTGTGTCATGATTCAACTACTCCAATGATTGAAATGAAAATTGAAGGAGAAACAAAGATAGGTAAAGGTCCTGTGGTTACTTATGCGCCAGCAGTTCAAAACAACCTAAGAGAGTTGATTTTAGATACTGCTGAAGAGAAAAAAATTCCTTTTCAACGCTTAGCATCTTCTCGTGTGACAGGTACTGATACGGATGCTTTTGCATATAGTAATGGTGGTGTTGCTTCGGCTTTGATTTCACTTCCACTACGTTATATGCATACAACAGTTGAAATGGTACACCGCGATGATGTTGAAAACGTGATTAAATTAATCTATGAAACTTTATTAAAATTAGAGAATAATGAGACTTTCTCTTATTTTAAATAA